The Echinicola rosea genome has a segment encoding these proteins:
- a CDS encoding SDR family NAD(P)-dependent oxidoreductase produces the protein MNITKTNRPIAIVTGGASGLGLATAKKFCNNNIKTIIIGRNETKLAEAQKVLGANCHYYPFDLNDLNNIPELINSIIAEHGKIDILINNAGINMKKPFMAVTDEEFQQIITTNVSAVFSLSREVAKVMTDQKSGAIVNISSMASQYGIPKVIAYTASKSAIEGMTKAMAVELSPLGIRVNCVAPGFIATDMSAKALNNDPERKQKVLSRTPMGTLGTPEHIADAVYYLASENASYITGTILPVDGGNAIGF, from the coding sequence ATGAACATTACCAAAACAAACAGACCAATTGCTATAGTCACCGGAGGAGCCTCAGGGCTTGGACTGGCCACAGCAAAAAAATTTTGTAACAACAACATCAAAACGATTATCATCGGAAGAAACGAAACAAAACTGGCAGAAGCCCAAAAAGTGCTCGGAGCCAATTGTCATTACTATCCTTTCGACTTAAACGACCTGAACAATATCCCGGAATTGATCAACTCCATCATCGCGGAGCATGGGAAAATCGACATCCTAATCAACAATGCCGGCATCAACATGAAAAAGCCATTTATGGCCGTCACTGACGAGGAATTCCAACAGATCATCACCACAAATGTATCCGCTGTATTTTCGCTGAGCAGGGAAGTAGCCAAGGTCATGACCGATCAAAAAAGCGGTGCCATCGTCAATATCAGCTCAATGGCTTCTCAATACGGCATCCCTAAGGTCATCGCCTATACCGCTTCCAAATCCGCCATAGAAGGCATGACCAAAGCCATGGCGGTAGAACTCTCCCCATTGGGCATCAGGGTGAATTGTGTAGCACCAGGATTTATCGCCACAGACATGTCTGCCAAAGCCCTAAACAATGACCCCGAAAGAAAACAGAAGGTGCTCTCCAGAACCCCAATGGGAACGCTGGGAACCCCTGAGCATATCGCCGATGCGGTGTATTATCTGGCTTCGGAAAATGCCAGTTATATCACTGGCACGATTCTTCCCGTGGATGGAGGAAATGCTATAGGGTTTTGA
- a CDS encoding alpha-glucuronidase family glycosyl hydrolase, whose amino-acid sequence MNRSFTLLFVWALLCIAHHTCLANDGYNLWLQYRPVQNPKHLSNYQNQTQHITIPGRSATSAVIQEELHLALGKMLDSSPEFSTSIQSETTLIIGPPKQLPDLNATVDNISWDDLGKEGFIIQSLQHNGKSTIWIGGNTDQALLYGTFDFLKLLQTHQDISSLNITSIPQTKVRVLNHWDNPDRTVERGYAGSSIWDWHRLPDYIKPQYLDYARANASIGINGTVLTNVNANAQVLTPYFLKKVAALADTFRPYGIKVYLTARFSAPMEIGGLDTADPLNDDVQKWWDEKVNEIYKHIPDFGGFLVKADSEGQPGPQNYNRTQAEGANMLAKALQPHQGIVMWRAFVYSNETPDDRAKQAYNEFKPLDGKFEDNVLVQVKNGAIDFQPREPFHPLFGAMPETPLMMEFQITQEYLGQGTHLVFLGSLFEEVLDTDTYAEGPGSTVAKIVDGSLDNHSLSGMAGVSNIGTDRNWTGHQFGQANWYAFGKLAWNPRKSAANIAQEWLRMTFGNDEELVTKAKRMMLQSHEAVVNYMTPLGLHHIMGWSHHYGPGPWVTDKHRDDWTSTYYHQASSDGIGFDRTASGSNALSQYALEIQRKYEDLDSCPEKYLLWFHHLPWDYKMKSGNSLWDEIALHYQMGVEQTQGMLEDWQSIKDHVDKQRYDQVLAFLQIQHNEAKWWRDACLLYFQQFSQKPLPEGVPQPEFTLDHYQNFKPLFVPGI is encoded by the coding sequence ATGAATAGGTCATTTACCTTACTTTTCGTTTGGGCACTGCTGTGCATTGCTCACCATACTTGTTTAGCCAACGATGGTTACAATCTTTGGCTGCAATACCGCCCTGTACAAAATCCCAAACACCTGTCCAACTATCAGAATCAAACCCAACACATCACCATCCCCGGAAGAAGTGCTACCTCAGCAGTCATCCAAGAAGAGCTCCATCTTGCGCTCGGGAAGATGCTGGACTCCTCCCCTGAATTCTCCACCTCTATCCAATCAGAAACCACCCTCATTATCGGCCCCCCCAAACAACTCCCTGATCTCAACGCAACCGTGGACAACATCTCCTGGGATGACTTGGGCAAGGAAGGGTTTATCATCCAAAGCCTCCAACACAACGGAAAAAGCACCATATGGATCGGTGGAAATACCGATCAAGCCTTGCTCTATGGAACATTTGATTTTCTAAAGCTCCTGCAGACGCATCAGGACATCAGCTCCCTGAACATCACTTCCATTCCACAGACAAAGGTCAGGGTACTTAACCACTGGGACAATCCCGACAGGACCGTAGAGCGTGGATATGCTGGCTCCTCGATTTGGGATTGGCACCGACTCCCCGATTACATCAAGCCACAATACCTTGACTATGCACGTGCCAACGCGTCCATCGGCATCAACGGAACAGTCCTCACCAATGTGAATGCAAATGCCCAGGTCCTCACACCGTATTTCCTAAAAAAAGTCGCCGCCCTCGCAGATACCTTCCGGCCATACGGCATCAAGGTTTACCTCACTGCTCGTTTCAGTGCTCCCATGGAAATCGGTGGACTCGACACAGCAGACCCCCTGAATGACGATGTTCAAAAATGGTGGGACGAAAAAGTCAATGAAATTTATAAACACATCCCAGATTTTGGCGGATTCCTCGTCAAAGCTGATTCTGAAGGACAACCTGGCCCGCAAAACTACAACCGAACCCAGGCCGAAGGAGCCAACATGCTGGCAAAAGCCCTTCAACCTCACCAAGGGATCGTCATGTGGAGGGCTTTTGTGTACAGCAACGAAACCCCAGACGACCGCGCCAAACAAGCTTACAATGAATTCAAACCCCTTGACGGCAAATTCGAGGACAACGTACTGGTACAGGTAAAAAACGGCGCCATTGATTTCCAGCCTAGAGAGCCGTTTCATCCGCTCTTTGGCGCCATGCCGGAGACTCCGCTGATGATGGAATTCCAGATCACCCAAGAATACCTTGGCCAAGGCACCCACTTGGTGTTCCTCGGTTCGCTATTCGAAGAAGTATTGGACACCGATACGTATGCAGAAGGGCCTGGATCCACTGTGGCAAAAATAGTGGACGGTAGCCTTGACAACCATTCACTTTCCGGTATGGCCGGTGTATCCAATATCGGCACAGACCGAAACTGGACCGGTCATCAGTTTGGGCAAGCCAACTGGTATGCCTTTGGAAAATTAGCCTGGAACCCCCGCAAAAGCGCTGCTAACATTGCTCAAGAATGGTTAAGAATGACCTTTGGCAATGATGAAGAACTGGTCACCAAAGCCAAACGTATGATGCTTCAATCCCACGAAGCGGTGGTCAACTACATGACCCCACTAGGACTCCACCACATCATGGGGTGGAGCCATCATTACGGCCCTGGCCCTTGGGTCACGGACAAACACCGTGACGACTGGACATCCACATATTATCATCAAGCTAGCTCAGATGGAATTGGCTTTGACCGCACAGCATCTGGCAGCAATGCTCTTTCACAATACGCCCTTGAAATCCAGCGCAAATACGAAGACCTCGATTCGTGTCCAGAAAAATACCTGCTGTGGTTCCACCATCTACCATGGGACTACAAGATGAAATCAGGGAACAGCCTGTGGGATGAAATTGCGCTCCACTATCAAATGGGTGTCGAACAGACGCAGGGTATGCTGGAAGACTGGCAATCCATCAAAGACCATGTGGACAAGCAGCGATATGATCAAGTGCTTGCTTTTCTTCAAATCCAACACAACGAAGCCAAATGGTGGCGGGATGCCTGCTTGCTTTACTTCCAGCAGTTTTCCCAAAAACCCTTACCTGAAGGAGTACCACAACCTGAGTTTACATTAGACCATTATCAAAATTTCAAGCCCCTATTCGTTCCGGGCATATAA
- a CDS encoding LacI family DNA-binding transcriptional regulator: MNKDITIYDIAKDLGVSPTTVSRALNDHPAVNVKTKQRIFEAADQMGYRSNVFASNLRRKSTHNIGIIVPRLNSSFQSSVLAGMEKVANEAGFNLIISQSLESYEKEKANARSMFNSRVDGLLVSLAGNTEKTEHFQPFMDKGIPVLFFDRVASKPGCTGVIIDNRQAGYNATKHLIQQGCKHIAHALGNPNINVYAERLKGYKYALMDHDIPFSKDNVIHFDLNEEAGEDIAKRIIAMKPMPDGLFVSNDACAASCIRSLKQAGIAIPEDIAVVGFNNDVISRLIEPNLTTTHYPGYEMGEVAMKNLINHLSDSTEGVLQNTNTITLRSELIIRDSSLKKKSKV, encoded by the coding sequence ATGAATAAGGACATTACCATATACGACATTGCCAAAGACCTTGGCGTATCCCCCACCACTGTCAGCAGGGCACTTAACGACCACCCCGCTGTCAATGTGAAAACCAAACAACGCATTTTCGAAGCGGCAGACCAAATGGGATACCGCTCCAATGTCTTTGCCTCAAACCTAAGAAGAAAAAGCACCCACAACATAGGCATCATCGTCCCCCGACTCAACAGCTCCTTCCAATCATCCGTATTGGCAGGCATGGAGAAAGTAGCCAATGAAGCTGGATTCAACTTGATCATCAGTCAATCACTCGAATCCTACGAAAAGGAAAAAGCCAATGCCAGATCCATGTTCAACAGCCGCGTGGACGGCTTACTGGTCTCCTTGGCAGGCAATACAGAAAAGACAGAGCATTTTCAGCCCTTTATGGACAAAGGAATACCGGTTTTGTTCTTCGACAGGGTAGCCTCAAAACCCGGGTGTACAGGCGTGATTATAGACAACAGACAAGCAGGCTATAATGCCACCAAGCACCTTATCCAGCAAGGCTGCAAGCATATCGCTCATGCCCTGGGAAATCCGAACATCAATGTCTATGCCGAAAGGCTCAAGGGTTACAAATACGCCCTAATGGATCATGACATCCCCTTTTCGAAGGACAATGTCATTCATTTTGACCTCAACGAGGAAGCTGGAGAGGACATCGCCAAGAGAATAATAGCCATGAAACCAATGCCCGACGGGCTATTTGTATCCAACGACGCCTGCGCTGCTAGCTGCATTCGATCACTAAAGCAAGCAGGCATCGCCATCCCCGAAGACATCGCCGTGGTGGGATTTAACAACGACGTGATCTCCAGGCTAATAGAACCAAATCTTACCACTACTCACTACCCTGGATATGAAATGGGAGAAGTGGCCATGAAAAACCTGATCAACCACCTCAGCGACAGCACTGAAGGCGTTTTGCAAAACACGAATACGATAACCCTCAGGTCTGAATTGATCATTCGGGACTCTTCGCTAAAAAAGAAAAGCAAAGTCTGA
- a CDS encoding SusC/RagA family TonB-linked outer membrane protein, which translates to MNATFTKCVRSENDRPSCKRLVKWVLMLVFILVAHLATAQNVTVSGVVLDENGMGLPGAAVQEKGTANGVVTDLDGDYSISVQEGATLVFSFLGYTPQEIAIGNQTSIDVDMSPDMSSLDEVVVVGYGTLRQEAVTGSVASIGGDAMREVASANVTQALQGRLPGVDISQTSTQPGATMQIRIRGNRSLTASNDPLIVLNGIPFAGSIGDINPEDIESIDVLKDASATAIYGSRGANGVILITTKKGTKGQEAKVSYNGFYGPKTVFAKYPMMDGPEFVAMRETAGLYTNGADESNDVNTDWQDLFYRTGVMTSHDVNVTGGGERSTYSFGVGYYHDEGVVPTQQYDRFSLRASVDQEIGKHFRIGFNSNSNYNERQGSQVGLYNTLSMSPIASPYEDDGTPRRTINMPLDESWVMTKDVINNVQDQWLNETRSYATYNALYGEFKIPGVEGLKYRVNLGLDYRQSNQGEYTGKGINSANPETPSTAAVGNSHTYHWIVENLLTYDKTIADKHIINVTALYSSEQNKFNRSRMWARDIPADQFQFYNLGFANGEIQINPDDQQYEVWGLKSVMGRVMYSYDDRYMISATLRSDGSSRLAPGHKWHTYPAVSAGWNIGDEAFMGNVSFVNMLKLRAGYGQTSNQAIAPYATLGGLGTRPYNFGDDTYETGYFVNSLPNPNLGWEYSETLNFGLDFRLFDHRLSGTVEYYVTNTKDILLGVNLPGTSGVSSYTANIGETQNKGVEISLNGTIIQNNDWTWEAGVNLYANRNKLVSLASEQKRDEGNWWFVGHPINVIYDYEYQGLWQEGDPYLDVLEPGGNVGMIKVKYTGEYEEDGTPSRAIGPDDRQILDLQPNFMGGFNTRVAYKNFDLSLVGAFKSGGILISTLHSSTGYLNMLSGRRNNVKVDYWTPENTGARYPAPGGLASGDNPKYGNTLGYFDASFLKIRTMTLGYNFDQDSNWMNKAGISRLRVYGAVQNPFVLFSPFHKESGMDPETNSYGDENAAVTDNYPNRLLTIGTNSPATRNFIVGINLTF; encoded by the coding sequence ATGAATGCTACCTTTACCAAGTGTGTCCGGTCCGAGAATGACCGACCATCTTGCAAGAGGCTCGTGAAATGGGTGTTGATGCTGGTGTTTATACTGGTAGCCCACCTTGCGACGGCTCAAAATGTAACAGTATCAGGAGTGGTGCTGGATGAAAATGGAATGGGACTGCCGGGGGCGGCAGTGCAGGAAAAAGGGACAGCCAATGGAGTAGTCACCGATTTGGATGGAGATTATAGTATTTCTGTTCAGGAGGGGGCAACATTGGTTTTTTCTTTTTTAGGATATACACCTCAGGAAATAGCGATAGGGAACCAGACATCCATTGATGTGGATATGTCTCCCGATATGAGTTCCTTGGACGAAGTCGTGGTGGTCGGGTATGGTACCCTGCGCCAGGAAGCTGTTACAGGTTCCGTAGCATCGATAGGAGGTGATGCTATGCGGGAAGTAGCCTCGGCAAATGTTACCCAGGCGCTGCAAGGGCGACTGCCGGGAGTTGATATCTCGCAGACTTCTACGCAGCCTGGGGCTACCATGCAGATCCGTATAAGGGGTAACCGGTCGCTAACTGCGAGCAATGACCCACTGATTGTGCTCAATGGGATTCCTTTTGCAGGATCCATTGGTGATATCAATCCTGAGGATATTGAAAGCATCGATGTGCTGAAAGATGCCTCGGCCACGGCAATTTACGGCTCTCGTGGTGCCAATGGTGTAATCTTGATCACTACCAAAAAGGGAACCAAGGGACAAGAGGCCAAAGTGAGTTATAATGGTTTTTATGGCCCCAAGACTGTTTTCGCCAAATACCCCATGATGGACGGGCCGGAATTTGTCGCGATGCGGGAAACGGCCGGGTTATATACCAATGGAGCAGATGAATCCAATGATGTCAATACCGATTGGCAGGACTTGTTTTATCGGACAGGCGTGATGACCAGTCACGATGTCAATGTTACTGGTGGAGGAGAGCGAAGCACGTATAGTTTTGGGGTGGGGTATTACCACGATGAAGGTGTCGTACCTACCCAGCAGTATGATCGATTTTCCTTGCGGGCATCGGTGGACCAAGAGATTGGGAAGCACTTTAGGATTGGGTTTAATTCCAACAGTAACTACAACGAACGCCAAGGCTCTCAAGTGGGGCTTTACAACACCTTGAGCATGTCGCCCATCGCTTCTCCTTACGAGGATGATGGTACACCAAGAAGAACTATCAATATGCCTCTGGATGAGAGTTGGGTAATGACAAAAGACGTGATCAACAACGTACAGGACCAATGGCTAAATGAGACCAGGTCCTATGCTACTTACAATGCTCTGTATGGAGAATTTAAAATCCCCGGCGTGGAGGGATTGAAGTACAGGGTGAATTTGGGCTTGGACTATCGCCAGAGCAACCAAGGGGAATACACAGGAAAAGGGATCAACAGCGCAAACCCTGAGACACCATCTACCGCAGCTGTTGGCAATTCCCATACATATCATTGGATTGTCGAAAACCTTTTGACCTATGATAAGACGATTGCAGATAAGCATATCATCAATGTGACAGCGCTATATAGCTCCGAGCAGAATAAATTCAACCGCTCAAGGATGTGGGCAAGGGATATACCTGCAGATCAGTTTCAGTTCTATAACCTTGGATTCGCCAATGGGGAGATCCAGATCAATCCTGATGATCAACAATATGAGGTATGGGGCTTGAAATCCGTTATGGGTAGGGTCATGTATTCCTATGATGATCGGTATATGATTTCGGCTACCCTAAGGTCAGATGGCTCTTCTAGGTTGGCTCCAGGGCATAAGTGGCATACTTACCCGGCGGTTTCAGCAGGGTGGAACATTGGAGACGAGGCTTTTATGGGCAATGTTTCTTTTGTCAATATGCTGAAGCTAAGGGCAGGCTATGGGCAGACTTCCAACCAAGCCATTGCGCCATATGCAACACTGGGAGGTTTGGGGACACGTCCTTATAATTTCGGGGATGACACCTATGAAACGGGTTATTTTGTAAACTCCCTTCCCAACCCCAATTTAGGGTGGGAGTACTCTGAAACGTTGAACTTCGGCCTTGACTTCCGGCTGTTTGACCATCGTTTGTCAGGTACGGTCGAATACTATGTGACCAACACCAAGGACATTCTATTGGGGGTGAATCTCCCCGGTACCTCAGGGGTGAGCAGTTATACTGCCAATATTGGAGAGACCCAGAACAAAGGGGTCGAGATTTCATTAAATGGCACCATTATCCAAAATAATGATTGGACTTGGGAGGCTGGGGTTAACCTATATGCTAACCGAAATAAACTGGTGTCATTGGCCTCTGAACAAAAAAGAGATGAAGGGAACTGGTGGTTTGTAGGCCATCCCATCAATGTGATATACGACTATGAGTACCAAGGGCTATGGCAAGAAGGCGATCCCTATCTGGATGTGCTGGAGCCCGGGGGGAATGTCGGGATGATTAAGGTAAAATATACCGGCGAATACGAAGAAGACGGTACGCCTTCACGGGCAATAGGCCCTGATGATCGTCAGATCCTGGACCTTCAGCCCAATTTTATGGGAGGCTTTAATACCCGTGTAGCGTACAAGAATTTTGACCTTAGCCTTGTGGGGGCTTTTAAGAGCGGTGGCATATTGATCAGTACGCTCCATTCTTCAACTGGGTACCTAAATATGCTCAGTGGGCGAAGGAATAATGTCAAAGTGGATTATTGGACACCTGAAAATACAGGGGCAAGATACCCCGCTCCAGGAGGATTGGCCAGTGGGGATAACCCAAAATATGGGAATACACTGGGGTATTTCGATGCTTCTTTCTTGAAAATACGTACCATGACGCTTGGGTATAATTTTGACCAGGACAGTAACTGGATGAACAAAGCGGGAATTAGCAGGCTGAGGGTTTATGGAGCCGTACAGAATCCATTTGTCTTGTTTTCGCCCTTCCATAAGGAATCAGGAATGGATCCTGAAACCAATTCCTATGGTGACGAAAATGCCGCAGTAACCGACAATTACCCTAACCGGTTGTTGACTATTGGTACCAACTCACCGGCCACTCGCAATTTTATAGTAGGTATAAATTTGACATTCTGA
- a CDS encoding RagB/SusD family nutrient uptake outer membrane protein, protein MKTIHKHIKTWMRVALITVLLSSCADLLDEQPRSSFEPSFFETEEGVLGGLTSMYAHLRYIYGQAYYYNTCLTGTDEVTYAQSADQNFLVMDLSGQGVIDASSSRTDALWGTAFSNINTANGVIQFGEETGVSDALIAEARFFRAFDYFLLVQTFGGVPLDLGAGEMEFNTNPVRTSVRNTVPEVYTKSIFPDLLTAVNDLPATSRLTGTATKTLARLYLAKAYLTYAWWLENPNNIPTYPEAQRVDPDGHDAQWYFQQAYDIALDGIEDPGPFGLQETFYDVNVAENDRNNELLLYADHTETSEFYNGGSLTYGSGGAPDNFAGWMMTWNYTVIRSSSSSSEWANDIESVRRAATQATGRPWTRMCPTIGAITNTFADKSNDSRYDGTFTTSYRANIGREPVISGPVYNANLMEVQPGDAILTFLDEEPATPVQYPTPTSRGANIGAGVLPGRADFVIPPSGISRIVYPGLWKLGPYRTDSGNGLGQPNAGSTRPFNIAKFSELYFIAAEAAVKGATGAQSARELINVIRARAGVWRWDNNGNEERIEDNSAAMVAATPAEVDVNYILDERSREYFGEGYRWFDLVRTQKWNELAGTYRIGGSNYGDHTPQTVNRTIEPYHYLRPIPQGQMDSMEGDNSSYQNPGYQ, encoded by the coding sequence ATGAAAACGATACATAAACATATAAAAACATGGATGAGAGTGGCCTTGATAACGGTGCTGCTTTCCTCCTGTGCAGATCTGCTGGACGAACAGCCCCGCAGTAGCTTCGAACCGAGTTTCTTTGAGACAGAAGAAGGAGTATTGGGAGGATTGACCTCCATGTACGCTCATTTACGCTATATTTATGGACAGGCATATTACTATAATACCTGCCTGACCGGAACGGATGAAGTAACCTATGCCCAGAGTGCTGACCAAAACTTCCTGGTCATGGACCTTAGTGGACAAGGCGTGATCGATGCTTCCAGCAGCCGTACCGATGCCTTATGGGGGACAGCTTTTTCCAATATTAATACCGCCAATGGCGTAATCCAATTTGGCGAGGAAACGGGCGTTTCGGATGCGCTAATTGCGGAAGCCCGATTTTTTAGGGCCTTTGATTATTTCTTGTTGGTACAGACCTTTGGTGGAGTGCCGTTGGATTTGGGAGCAGGGGAAATGGAGTTTAACACCAATCCGGTCAGGACTTCCGTGAGAAATACGGTGCCTGAAGTATATACGAAGAGTATCTTTCCAGACTTGCTTACCGCAGTAAACGACCTCCCAGCGACAAGCCGTCTGACAGGAACGGCTACCAAAACACTGGCACGCCTTTACTTGGCAAAGGCTTACCTTACTTATGCGTGGTGGCTGGAAAATCCCAACAACATACCGACTTATCCGGAAGCCCAGCGAGTGGATCCGGATGGACACGATGCGCAATGGTATTTCCAACAGGCATACGATATAGCATTGGACGGCATAGAGGATCCAGGACCTTTTGGGCTTCAGGAAACCTTCTATGATGTTAATGTGGCTGAGAATGATCGGAATAATGAATTGCTATTGTATGCTGACCACACTGAAACCAGTGAGTTTTATAATGGAGGTAGCCTGACGTATGGAAGCGGTGGTGCTCCAGATAACTTTGCTGGGTGGATGATGACGTGGAATTATACGGTCATTAGAAGTAGCTCTTCCAGTTCGGAATGGGCAAATGACATCGAGTCGGTAAGACGTGCCGCGACACAGGCGACAGGACGTCCATGGACACGTATGTGCCCGACTATTGGGGCCATTACGAATACCTTTGCAGATAAATCCAACGATTCCCGCTATGACGGTACCTTCACTACCTCATACAGGGCCAATATTGGTCGAGAGCCTGTCATCAGTGGCCCTGTGTACAATGCCAATTTGATGGAGGTGCAGCCGGGCGATGCGATATTGACTTTTCTTGATGAAGAGCCTGCTACTCCAGTGCAGTATCCGACTCCCACAAGCCGGGGAGCCAATATTGGAGCAGGTGTATTGCCAGGAAGGGCTGACTTTGTGATTCCCCCAAGTGGGATCAGTAGAATCGTGTACCCGGGCTTATGGAAGCTGGGGCCGTACCGTACGGATAGTGGCAATGGTCTTGGGCAGCCCAATGCGGGAAGTACCCGTCCGTTTAATATTGCAAAGTTTTCGGAGCTTTATTTTATAGCGGCTGAAGCAGCTGTGAAAGGTGCTACAGGTGCTCAGAGTGCTCGTGAGCTGATCAATGTCATTCGCGCAAGAGCAGGTGTATGGCGATGGGACAATAACGGAAACGAGGAGAGAATAGAAGATAACAGTGCTGCGATGGTGGCAGCAACTCCTGCTGAGGTTGATGTTAATTATATATTGGATGAGCGATCTCGAGAGTACTTCGGCGAAGGCTATCGTTGGTTTGACCTGGTGAGGACCCAGAAGTGGAATGAGCTCGCCGGTACCTATCGGATCGGCGGATCCAATTATGGAGACCATACACCACAAACCGTCAACAGGACCATTGAGCCTTATCATTACTTGCGTCCTATTCCTCAAGGGCAAATGGATTCAATGGAAGGAGATAATAGTAGTTACCAAAACCCAGGCTACCAGTGA
- the uxuA gene encoding mannonate dehydratase, with the protein MNLIQTWRWYGPNDPVTLQDIRQAGATGVVSALHQVPHGDEWPIQLIQERKATIEKEGLQWSVVESVPVHEAIKTRNEHAEFYLENYRKTLRNLAKCGIKTVCYNFMPVLDWTRTDLAWPLENGAKALYLDWTDLAVFDLKILGRKDGETFYRQEILSQVEARYAAMSKEKMEALTEIILMGVPTEGGVTLEELEESIGIYGKIGKQGLQQNLAYFLESIAGVCEEEGILMTIHPDDPPFPILGLPRIASSREDLEYIIQAVDRPFNGICFCTGSLGAGEHNDLPAILEAVGDRVYFAHLRNVKKDALGNFHESDHLDGDVDMYAVMERLVKLNQLRKSPIPFRPDHGHQMLDDLQKETNPGYSAIGRLKGLAELRGLEMGIAGGMSKG; encoded by the coding sequence ATGAATTTGATTCAAACATGGAGATGGTACGGGCCAAATGACCCAGTGACTTTACAAGATATCCGACAAGCAGGAGCCACTGGTGTAGTGTCAGCATTGCATCAGGTCCCGCATGGGGACGAGTGGCCTATCCAGCTTATCCAAGAGCGAAAAGCCACGATTGAAAAGGAAGGGCTGCAATGGTCTGTCGTGGAAAGTGTACCGGTCCATGAGGCCATCAAAACCAGAAATGAGCATGCTGAATTTTACTTGGAAAACTACAGGAAGACCCTTCGGAACTTGGCCAAATGTGGGATAAAAACCGTCTGCTATAACTTTATGCCCGTTTTGGACTGGACACGGACAGACTTGGCGTGGCCCTTAGAAAATGGAGCCAAAGCCCTGTACTTGGATTGGACAGATCTTGCGGTATTTGATTTGAAAATCTTGGGCAGAAAAGATGGAGAAACATTTTACAGGCAGGAAATTCTGTCGCAGGTGGAAGCCAGGTATGCAGCGATGTCCAAAGAGAAAATGGAGGCTTTAACGGAAATCATCCTCATGGGTGTGCCCACAGAGGGCGGAGTGACCTTAGAGGAATTGGAGGAAAGCATTGGGATTTACGGTAAGATCGGCAAGCAAGGACTTCAACAGAATTTGGCCTATTTTCTAGAAAGCATAGCCGGTGTTTGTGAAGAGGAGGGGATCCTGATGACCATTCACCCTGATGATCCACCATTTCCGATTTTGGGATTGCCTCGTATTGCTTCCAGCAGAGAGGACCTGGAGTACATCATTCAGGCTGTGGACAGGCCTTTTAATGGCATCTGTTTCTGTACGGGCTCATTGGGAGCCGGAGAGCATAATGACTTGCCGGCTATATTGGAAGCTGTAGGCGACCGGGTTTATTTTGCCCATTTGAGGAATGTGAAAAAAGATGCCCTGGGCAATTTTCATGAATCGGATCACTTGGATGGCGATGTAGATATGTATGCTGTAATGGAGCGACTGGTCAAACTAAATCAGCTGCGAAAAAGTCCGATTCCTTTCCGTCCAGACCATGGCCATCAGATGCTGGATGATTTGCAGAAGGAGACCAATCCAGGTTATTCGGCGATTGGCAGGTTAAAAGGACTGGCGGAACTTCGTGGCCTGGAAATGGGGATAGCAGGAGGAATGTCAAAAGGATGA